From a region of the Triticum aestivum cultivar Chinese Spring chromosome 7D, IWGSC CS RefSeq v2.1, whole genome shotgun sequence genome:
- the LOC123164502 gene encoding protein STRICTOSIDINE SYNTHASE-LIKE 10-like, which translates to MPLRFTNGVDVDQVTGQVYFTHSSMNYDRSEHEMVTKTGDSTGRLMMYDPRTSDDTVLQPRMTYPNGVALSPDRTYLVVASTGPCKLLRHWIKGVDAGKSEPFADLPGYPDNVRPDRKGGYWVALHREKNELPFGRDSHLLAVRVGADGKIVEQMRESKKVRPTEIMERDDGKLYLVSVELPYVGIVKRK; encoded by the coding sequence ATGCCGCTGCGCTTCACCAACGGGGTTGACGTAGATCAAGTCACCGGTCAAGTCTACTTCACCCACAGTTCGATGAACTACGACAGGTCAGAACATGAGATGGTCACCAAGACAGGGGACTCCACAGGCCGCCTCATGATGTATGATCCACGAACATCAGATGACACCGTGCTCCAACCAAGGATGACATACCCGAACGGCGTCGCGCTCAGCCCCGACCGCACGTACCTCGTGGTCGCATCTACTGGCCCGTGCAAGCTGCTGAGGCACTGGATCAAAGGGGTCGACGCGGGCAAGTCCGAGCCTTTTGCCGACCTGCCGGGCTACCCAGATAACGTCAGGCCCGACAGGAAAGGAGGTTATTGGGTGGCGTTGCACCGTGAGAAGAATGAGTTGCCCTTTGGCCGTGATAGCCATCTTCTTGCTGTCAGGGTTGGTGCCGATGGGAAGATAGTCGAGCAGATGAGAGAGTCAAAGAAAGTCAGGCCAACCGAGATCATGGAAAGAGATGATGGCAAACTCTACTTGGTTTCGGTGGAGCTTCCTTATGTCGGCATAGTAAAAAGGAAGTAG